CGATAATAGCAATTACCCTGTCGTTGACAGAAACAGCCTCGGAAAGTATACCCGCAACCTTTTTTCCGTTGTAGTATATATCGTTCGGCCATTTTATGTACGCCTTCACTTTCAGCTTTCTCAGAACTTCCACAATTGCTATAGAGAATATCTTCGTGTAGACGTGGAGATTCAGGTGCACCTTTGGTTTAAAGAGCACTGAGTACCACAGTCCACCTTCTGGGGAATACCAAGTCCTTCCCATTCTGCCTTTGCCAGCTGTCTGTTTTATCGCAACAACTATAGCTCCGTCGTGGAAAGATTTGTAGTTCCTTTTCAAGAACTCGTTTGTACTGTCGACTTCATATAGTACTTCTATCTCCTCACCTATCATCTCACTATCCAGCTCCCCTTGAGTATTTTTTCAATCTGCTGCCAGTAACTCACGTTCTTCTCTTCAAAAAATCCTTCAACCTGTGTCTCAAAAAGATTGCTGAAAAGAGCAAGTAAACCAATGCGCCGAAGATTGTTGATGGGATCACCCATATGCGTCTTTGTGAAATACTCGAAAAGTAGTACGTTGATATACCCATCAGAAGAGAAGACAAAATAATGTATAAATCATCCTTTTCAAAAAGTTTCTTGTTCTCTTCCTTTGCAAGAAGATACAAAAACCCGATAATTCCCGCAACGCTAGTAGCTAATGCGACACCTACGGGTCCGTACTTTAAACCAACAAGAAGGTCCATCACCACGTTGGTAAGAGCCACTATTGTTGTCGCTTTCAGCGGTGTTTTCATGTCCTTCATCGCATGACGTGCGCGAGCCATTGTTGAGTACATACCGTAAAACGGCAGACCAACAACGTACGCATTTAGCACCTGCGCGGTGATTCTTGTATCTTTGGCCGTAAATCGCCCATACTCGTAGAATAATCTAAGGATCGGTTCATCAAGAACCAAAAGACCAACAGCTGCGGGAACTGTAAAAAAGAGCGTTGAAGTTATTCCACTCCTTAAGTGTTTGCTGTAGTTTTGCCTATCGTTACTGATTGTGGAGAGTATAACTGTCGCCACAGCCACTCCGAATAAACCGTATGGTAGCATGTAAAACCTTGATGCGTACTGAAGGTACGAAACGCCACCGCCAAGTCCTTTGCTGTAATAAGATACTACGTTCGTGTCAACTATACTATTAATCTGAGAAATGGACATTGCAAGGAAACTGGGCCAGAATAACCTTAGAAAATCACGTGTGTACCTAAATGTGAAACGAAGCTTGTGCCTTTTCAGTGGATATGCCAGTGCCAAAAACGCTGCCGCTTCCCCTATTAAAAAACCCCAGGTGGGTCCGTAGATACCCAAACCCGGGATGAGCATGAAGACTATTATTACAATGTTCGGAATAATCGGTGTCAGTGCTGGGTAAAAGAATTTGCCACGCGTGTTCTCGATTGAGTACGTTATAGCCCACCAGAATATGAAGAGGATCGAAGGTGCCGTTATTCTTGTTAAAGTACGGATTAGTTCCTTAGTCTGTGGTGCAGCGCCTGAGCTGAACAGATATATAACGATATCGGGAAATATCACGACCACTAAGACTATAATCGCTAAAACTACAGTAAAACTTGTTAGAACCGATGACAAGAACTCATCCTTATCCTCTGATTCACTGTAGAGCGGTACGAACGCGGAAGTCATTGCACCTTCACCAAAAACCCTTCTTAAGAAAAACGGGAACAAGATGGCTACGAAGTAAGCATCAGCTTGCCAAGATGTTCCAAACTTGGAAGCCATGAGCATGTCTCGAACAAGGCCTAAAACCCTTGATAGGAACGTTGCTATAGCGAATGCAAGACTACTTAGCATCACACTCAATTTTCAACCAACCTCCAGAAGCAAAGCTAAATTCTGGTTTACTTAGCGTAAGAGATAGAGCGCTTTTCTCTTATCACAACCACCTTCAGTACACCTGGATACTGCAGTTCGTTTTCAATCCTCATTGCAATGTCGTGCGCCAATTTTTCAATCGTTGCATCGTCTGTTTTTTCCGGCTGGACGATAACTCTGATCTCCCTACCAGCTTGGATCGCGTATGCATTTTCAACGTACTTGTAGCTCTTTGCTATCTCTTCGAGTTTCATCAACCTTTTAATGTAGCTTTCCACATCTTCTCTTCTTGCACCAGGTCTTGCAGCAGAGATAGCATCCGCTGCGGTAACTATCGCCGCCTCTGGTGTAATTGGCTCTTCTTCTCCGTGGTGTGCCATTATCATGTTGATAATTTCATCGGATTCACCGTATCTCTTTAAAATTTCCGCACCAATTACTGTATGTGAGCCTTCAACTTCATGATCAAGAGCCTTACCTATGTCATGCAACAGTCCTCCACGTTTGGCCTTATCCACATTCAAACCAAGCTCAGCGGCAAGCAAACCTGCAATTTGAGCAACCTCAATTGAGTGATTTAAGACATTCTGTCCGTAACTTGTCCTGAATTTTAACCTACCGAGTAACTTGATGACTTCTGGATGCAGTCCTCCGACACCAACCGTAATCACCGCTTCTTGACCCGCTTCTTTAATTTCTTTTTCAACTTCTGCTTTCGCCTTCTCGTACATTTCTTCTATTCTAGCAGGGTGAATTCTTCCATCTTGCACCAATCTTTCTATAGTCCTTCTTGCGATTTCTCTTCTCAATGGGTTAAACGAACTTAAAGTCACCATTTCAGGAGTATCGTCAATGATGAGATCTACACCTGTTATCTTTTCAAATGTTCTGATATTCCTACCTTCTCTTCCTATTAACCGACCTTTCATATCGTCGTTAGGTAAAGCAACGGTGCTGATAGTGACCTCACCGGTGTATTCAGGAGCGTACCTTTGTATAGCATCCGCTATAACCTTTTTTGCGTACTTTTCAGCATCTTCTTCGTACCTTGCCTTAATTTGGACAAAAACCTTTGCAATTTCATGTTCGTATTTTTCCCTGGCTTCTTGGAGCACGATCTCTCTGGCTTGCTCGTGTGTAAGCCCTGCGAGTTTGGTAAACTTATCTTGAATTTCCTTTTCTTTTGCTTCAATTTCTTTCGCTTTTGCTTCCAGCTCTATCTTTAAGTTTTCAACGAAACTTTCACGCTTATCGAGCATCTCTTCACGCTTACTTAATAATTCCTCACGCTTTAAAATCCTTTCCTCGAGTTGCTTTATTTCTTCTTCTCTTCTTTTTCTTTCTTTTTCTATCTCTTCGCGAATCTGATGCGCTTCTTCACGCGCTTCGATAATCATTCTTTTCTTTATCTCAGCTGCTTCTTTTTCAGCGTTCTTTATTATACTTTCGGCATCTTCTTTGGCAGCTTTGAGCTTCTTTTCAATCTCTTCCTGTGCCTTTTTTCTACCAACCGTGCTACCAAGGTAGAATCCCAATGCTATACCTGCTATCGCTAAGACTATGTATATCAAAATCTCCATTACCAATCACCTCCGAAACCATTTCTGTATAGTTTTTCTCGCTTTTTGTGTTCGTCTAAACCTTTAGTTAGTTTTTCAATTATCTCCTGGATGTCTACCTCTTCAAGGACTTTCTTTATAGCATCTTCTATGATATATTCATCCACATGTAGTTGCCTGAGTTCGTAACGTATTCTAAAAGGGCCCTTGTAGTGGATCACCAAGCTGTCATAAGCGTAAAGGTACGCAAATTTTTCATCATCTATGAAACCCTTTTCTTTAAGTTTTTCTATTGTTTGACTTATAACGTCTTCTGAAAATCCTTCCCTTCTAAGCCTGTTTTCTACTTCCCACTGAGACCTAGCCCTGAATTTAATAAATCTCAGCGCAACGGTAAGTGGATCATAGTTTGCTCTCTTTTTCGAGCCTCCTTTATGGGTATATTGATTTTGATTTTCTAATCCCTCGCCGTAGACATCGGATCTATCAAACTCGTCAAATTTTTCAAATTTATATTTACTTTGTCGCTTTCTCCGCATTCTTCGTTCCTTCTGTAAGTTCTGTTTCTTCAGCTACTGGTTTAGAAAAGTATTTTTCACGGATCCGTTTTTCGATCTCATCTGCTATTTCCGGATGTTCAACAAGATAGCTCACAGCATTTGTCTTTCCTTGTCCGAGCGAATGCTCTTTTCCATCAAGAGCTTCGTATGTAAACCAACTACCGCGCCTGTCTATGAGCCCTTCATTAACTGCGATGTTGAATAGTTCGTTTTCACGAACGATACCTTTTCCATAGATTATATCCACAGTCGTTGTTTTAAATGGAGGCGCGACTTTGTTCTTAACAAATTTAATCGTTATTTCGTTCCCTATGTGCTCGTTACCTTCTACTATCTTTCCGGAAGATCTGACTTCCATTCTCATCGTCGCGTAGAACTTTAATGCGACTCCTCCAGTTGTTGTTTCCGGGTTTCCGTACATAACGCCTATTTTCATACGCGTTTGGTTGATGAAAATAACTACGGTTTTGGATTTGTTGACATTACCTGCGAGCTTTCTCAGTGCCTGTGACATCAACCTTGCTTGGAGACCTATTTGTGCATCTCCCATCGCTCCTTCTATTTCAGCACGCGGTACAAGTGCAGCAACGGAGTCTATAACTATGAGGTCCACCGCGTTACTCCTAACAAGTTCGTCGACTATATCGAGTGCTTGTTCACCGTAGTCCGGTTGAGAAATCAGAAGTTCGGAAAGGTTTATTCCGAGGTTTCTTGCGTAATTCAAATCGAGCGCGTGTTCTGCATCGACAAATGCTGCAATGCCTCCTTGTTTTTGGACGGAAGCAATCGCATGTAGTGCTATCGTGGTTTTACCACTTGATTCCGGACCATATATTTCTATAATCCTTCCACGTGGGTATCCACCAACACCAGAAGCGATATCGATAGCGAGTGACCCACTGGGAACAACTTCTATGCTCTGGACGAGGTTTTCATCGCCCAGAATCATTATGGAGCCCTTACCGTACTGCTTTTCAATTTTGCTAATGGCCTTCTTAAGTACATCTTTTTTCATTTCATCTGACATTCTTCATCAAACCTCCCTCAAATTTCAGTTTATATACCCATTTGTAAATGGGACCCTGTGGTGTTAATGTAGAGCTGTAAATGGTTACCCCGTCAACTACGAGTGTTATCTTCGGCGTTTGGATATCTTCAACGAGCTTCTCCCAATCGTTCGGATATTCCTTTACCCTGCCCAACGTAACGTGTGGAACAAAGTTCCCTTGTTCATCGTATTTGATCTTGTTCTTGTTGAGTTCAGACTTCATTTCAAGGAACAACCTCTGCAAAGACTTCGTGGGTTCAAGCTTCAAAAACAGCACCCTCGGTGAATGTTTGAATTTAAAATAACCAAAACCTGACAAACTCGTGCTAAACGAAGGAAAACCTTGTAACCTTTTTTGAAGTGCGTGGGCCATTGAATCAACAGCCTTTTCATCCATCTCTCCAAGGAAAAATAATGTTAGATGAAGATTTTCTGGTTTTGTCCACGTGGCTTTGAATCCTATAGAAGCGAGTTTGTCAATGATTTCCTGTCCTACTTCTCGTATCTCCGGATTTATGTCTATAGCTATGAACGTCCTCACAGTAGACCCCTCCAAGTTTCTAAATAAGTATGTGGACCTTTTTCAAAACACACTCATCGGTTCAGATATTCTCGGTTCTGGTAGGTATAGAGCACACCAGATATTACGGTAACAAAAGCTACGAAGTATATCAAAATCGTATTTGCCTTATCAAGCAGACGTTCCAGTTGAAAAAAACTCAGCTTTTCTAAGAAAAGACTTATTGCCAAAATCATCTGAGAGACCGTTTTCATCTTTCCAAATATGTTTGCAGCTATGATGTTCCCAGCCTCCGATGCAATCATACGCACCATACTAACCAAGGTGTCACGGAAAACCAAAATAACAACTAACCAGCCTGGAAGCATTCCAACCTCTACAAAAACAACAAAAATCGATGTTATCAAAATCTTATCGCTCATTTGATCGAGCACCTTGCCAAGCTTTGTGACTTGCCCCAACTTTCTAGCGAAGTAACCGTCTATATAATCACTGAGAGCAGCGAGTAGAAAGAGCAAAAAAGCCCAAATGTAGTTATCCAGGTACATTAAAAGTACGATTGGAATTGTTGAAAGAATTCTCAACCAGCTTATCGTGTTTGGCAAATTAAAAATAACGTTGCCGTGTGCATTTTTTGAATCCTTTTGAGAAGTACTCAAACCAGTTCTCCCTCCAGGTCGTATGTATCAGCTTCTGTAATTTTCACTTTCACAAACCCTTTCTTGTTGCTGCCTTTGAAAAAGACGTTACCATCGATTTCGGGAGCATCCATGTACCCACGTCCTATAAGCACGCCACTTGCTTCTTCATCAATTAACACATTGATAACTTTTCCCACGTACCTTTGATTTCTAAGCAGCGAAATCTCCGCTTGTGCTTCCATTAGTTGGTCCAACCTTTTTTGAGCCGTTGAAAGTCGAACTTTGTGCGACAATTTGTACGATGGTGCATCTTCTTCGTCTGAGTAGATAAAGGCCCCGAGCTTGTCAAATTCAATACGCCTTATGAACTCCAGAAGTTCCTCAAAATCCTTGGCCGTTTCTCCGGGAAAACCTATAATTATCGACGTTCTAAGCACAGCTTCAGGGTACATTTCCCTAATTTTCTCAAACAATCTCTCGAGTTCTTCAGGTGTTTTCGTTCTGTTCATCAGTTTTAAAATCTTCGCACTACCGTGTTGGACTGGGATGTCGAAATACTTGAGTACTTTTTCATGAGAAAACCCAGCAAGGATTTCGTCCGTTACGTGATCTGGGTGCATGTACATAACCCTGATCCAAAATTCTCCAGGTACTTCGTTTAACCTCTTGAGTAACTCTGGAAGCATGGGCTTCCCGTACAGATCAACCCCGTATCCCGTTGTATCCTGTGCTACCAAGATAATCTCTTTCTTACCTTCTGAAACCAAGTATTCAACCTCTCTGACTATGTCTTCAATTTTTCTGCTTACAAAACCCCCCTTGAATTTTGGTATGGTACAAAACGTACATGCACGATCACAACCATCGGCTATCTTTACGTACGCGTACGGAAGGTCGTCATCAACCCTTCCCTCAAAATCGTATACCGCTATAGGATCCGTTATGTACTTTTTTGTTTTTTCTAGGTTATCTGCCAGAACCTTGGGTGGCAAAACTCCAAACCATCCGTCAACTTCCGGAATTTCCACTGGCAAATCTTTAGGGTACCTTTGAACCAGACATCCAGTAACAAAGATTTTGAAATCCTTCCCTTCTTTCTCAAGCTTCTTTTTGTGCTCAACAAACTCCAAAACCGTATCAATCGACTCTTGTTTGGCATCTAATATAAACCCACACGTATCAACAACTACTCCGTCTGCTTCATCTAAATCATCCACAATTTCGTGTCCAAGTTGTCGAATGTGGTGCTTGAACAACGAAAAATCTGCCTCATTCTTGGGACATCCCAAAACAACGATGTATAACTTCAAGAATTCCGCCCTCCTCGTTCCTTACATTCTTTACCTCGAACAGTTCGCATGATGCTTTTTAGGTATTCCTTCCTTTTCTCTAAATACAGGTCTCTAATTTTTGAAAGTTCCGCTTTGTAGACCTCTTCTTTGTAATTCGGGTAAGTAAAATCATAGTCTTTCCACTTACCGTTTATGTACATTAATGTTGGTTCTGCGTATATCCCTTGACCTATATATATCCTGTGAGGCCACATTTTGGTGGTTGCCAAAACGAACTGCATATGGTGGATATAGCCAGGGTCGAGGTTGAACCTCCTGTTCCCTTCCACTGCATGCTTAGCTTCCAATTCGTTTGTTTTAACCTTTATCGAAGCCAGCAGTGATGGATGAATCAACCTCTCAAAGCTGATTAACCTCCCTGTTATTCCGGAGCCCATTTCTTCGTTGTAATAGAGCGTATATTTCTCAAAGTCCAGCTCCGGGCTGATGTAGTCTATCGGTCCGAAAAGTGCTATCAAATCCGGTTTCACAACTTCAAACCAATAATCAAGCTGAGCAGAAAAAATAAATATAACTAAATTAACCGGTTCGACAATTTTCACTTTTCCCATATAACTTCCACCTCGAAGCACGGTATTTTAACAACCTTTACCCGATTACCGTAAAGTCGTAGGACACTTTCCCCAAAAACAACGTATCTACCAACGTCTAAAGGTCGCTGATTGTTGTAAACAGATCCGTTAAGCACATAATTCCCCCTTAAACCTTCTATCGTTACAAGGGGGGCATTCTTTATTGCTTTCACATATTTATAGGTGAATAACAACATCAAAACACTCAGCAGTGTCATACCATAGAACAAGATTCTTATAAACTTTTTAGACATATTTTCACCTTTCGATTATCAGTTACCTGACAAAA
The DNA window shown above is from Fervidobacterium changbaicum and carries:
- a CDS encoding biotin--[acetyl-CoA-carboxylase] ligase — protein: MIGEEIEVLYEVDSTNEFLKRNYKSFHDGAIVVAIKQTAGKGRMGRTWYSPEGGLWYSVLFKPKVHLNLHVYTKIFSIAIVEVLRKLKVKAYIKWPNDIYYNGKKVAGILSEAVSVNDRVIAIIVGIGINVNNDIPEDLKDIAISLKDILKKKVKITYLLDTVNKHAWNLLITYRNETENITKLWKKYLVPKEGDKLKVKVDDQIVEGTVLKIGDDTLYIDVGGKVIGVQSIHQIVE
- the murJ gene encoding murein biosynthesis integral membrane protein MurJ; this translates as MLSSLAFAIATFLSRVLGLVRDMLMASKFGTSWQADAYFVAILFPFFLRRVFGEGAMTSAFVPLYSESEDKDEFLSSVLTSFTVVLAIIVLVVVIFPDIVIYLFSSGAAPQTKELIRTLTRITAPSILFIFWWAITYSIENTRGKFFYPALTPIIPNIVIIVFMLIPGLGIYGPTWGFLIGEAAAFLALAYPLKRHKLRFTFRYTRDFLRLFWPSFLAMSISQINSIVDTNVVSYYSKGLGGGVSYLQYASRFYMLPYGLFGVAVATVILSTISNDRQNYSKHLRSGITSTLFFTVPAAVGLLVLDEPILRLFYEYGRFTAKDTRITAQVLNAYVVGLPFYGMYSTMARARHAMKDMKTPLKATTIVALTNVVMDLLVGLKYGPVGVALATSVAGIIGFLYLLAKEENKKLFEKDDLYIILSSLLMGISTYYFSSISQRRIWVIPSTIFGALVYLLFSAIFLRHRLKDFLKRRT
- the rny gene encoding ribonuclease Y — translated: MEILIYIVLAIAGIALGFYLGSTVGRKKAQEEIEKKLKAAKEDAESIIKNAEKEAAEIKKRMIIEAREEAHQIREEIEKERKRREEEIKQLEERILKREELLSKREEMLDKRESFVENLKIELEAKAKEIEAKEKEIQDKFTKLAGLTHEQAREIVLQEAREKYEHEIAKVFVQIKARYEEDAEKYAKKVIADAIQRYAPEYTGEVTISTVALPNDDMKGRLIGREGRNIRTFEKITGVDLIIDDTPEMVTLSSFNPLRREIARRTIERLVQDGRIHPARIEEMYEKAKAEVEKEIKEAGQEAVITVGVGGLHPEVIKLLGRLKFRTSYGQNVLNHSIEVAQIAGLLAAELGLNVDKAKRGGLLHDIGKALDHEVEGSHTVIGAEILKRYGESDEIINMIMAHHGEEEPITPEAAIVTAADAISAARPGARREDVESYIKRLMKLEEIAKSYKYVENAYAIQAGREIRVIVQPEKTDDATIEKLAHDIAMRIENELQYPGVLKVVVIREKRSISYAK
- a CDS encoding regulatory protein RecX, which codes for MRRKRQSKYKFEKFDEFDRSDVYGEGLENQNQYTHKGGSKKRANYDPLTVALRFIKFRARSQWEVENRLRREGFSEDVISQTIEKLKEKGFIDDEKFAYLYAYDSLVIHYKGPFRIRYELRQLHVDEYIIEDAIKKVLEEVDIQEIIEKLTKGLDEHKKREKLYRNGFGGDW
- the recA gene encoding recombinase RecA, which produces MSDEMKKDVLKKAISKIEKQYGKGSIMILGDENLVQSIEVVPSGSLAIDIASGVGGYPRGRIIEIYGPESSGKTTIALHAIASVQKQGGIAAFVDAEHALDLNYARNLGINLSELLISQPDYGEQALDIVDELVRSNAVDLIVIDSVAALVPRAEIEGAMGDAQIGLQARLMSQALRKLAGNVNKSKTVVIFINQTRMKIGVMYGNPETTTGGVALKFYATMRMEVRSSGKIVEGNEHIGNEITIKFVKNKVAPPFKTTTVDIIYGKGIVRENELFNIAVNEGLIDRRGSWFTYEALDGKEHSLGQGKTNAVSYLVEHPEIADEIEKRIREKYFSKPVAEETELTEGTKNAEKATK
- the thpR gene encoding RNA 2',3'-cyclic phosphodiesterase produces the protein MRTFIAIDINPEIREVGQEIIDKLASIGFKATWTKPENLHLTLFFLGEMDEKAVDSMAHALQKRLQGFPSFSTSLSGFGYFKFKHSPRVLFLKLEPTKSLQRLFLEMKSELNKNKIKYDEQGNFVPHVTLGRVKEYPNDWEKLVEDIQTPKITLVVDGVTIYSSTLTPQGPIYKWVYKLKFEGGLMKNVR
- the pgsA gene encoding CDP-diacylglycerol--glycerol-3-phosphate 3-phosphatidyltransferase, which gives rise to MSTSQKDSKNAHGNVIFNLPNTISWLRILSTIPIVLLMYLDNYIWAFLLFLLAALSDYIDGYFARKLGQVTKLGKVLDQMSDKILITSIFVVFVEVGMLPGWLVVILVFRDTLVSMVRMIASEAGNIIAANIFGKMKTVSQMILAISLFLEKLSFFQLERLLDKANTILIYFVAFVTVISGVLYTYQNREYLNR
- the rimO gene encoding 30S ribosomal protein S12 methylthiotransferase RimO encodes the protein MKLYIVVLGCPKNEADFSLFKHHIRQLGHEIVDDLDEADGVVVDTCGFILDAKQESIDTVLEFVEHKKKLEKEGKDFKIFVTGCLVQRYPKDLPVEIPEVDGWFGVLPPKVLADNLEKTKKYITDPIAVYDFEGRVDDDLPYAYVKIADGCDRACTFCTIPKFKGGFVSRKIEDIVREVEYLVSEGKKEIILVAQDTTGYGVDLYGKPMLPELLKRLNEVPGEFWIRVMYMHPDHVTDEILAGFSHEKVLKYFDIPVQHGSAKILKLMNRTKTPEELERLFEKIREMYPEAVLRTSIIIGFPGETAKDFEELLEFIRRIEFDKLGAFIYSDEEDAPSYKLSHKVRLSTAQKRLDQLMEAQAEISLLRNQRYVGKVINVLIDEEASGVLIGRGYMDAPEIDGNVFFKGSNKKGFVKVKITEADTYDLEGELV
- a CDS encoding DUF4416 family protein, coding for MGKVKIVEPVNLVIFIFSAQLDYWFEVVKPDLIALFGPIDYISPELDFEKYTLYYNEEMGSGITGRLISFERLIHPSLLASIKVKTNELEAKHAVEGNRRFNLDPGYIHHMQFVLATTKMWPHRIYIGQGIYAEPTLMYINGKWKDYDFTYPNYKEEVYKAELSKIRDLYLEKRKEYLKSIMRTVRGKECKERGGRNS